DNA sequence from the Candidatus Binataceae bacterium genome:
ACGCCGGGAAGCATCGCGCATCGCCTCCCGGCTTCGCAGCTGCCGGAGAGTAAAAATTTTCGAAGAAATTTTGACGGCGAGGCGTCAAATAGATTGATCGACGGAAGGATTTCACTATCTTGGAAGGTCCGGCGTGTGCGGGCCGCTGTCTGGCCATCGCGTCGAAGGAGAAAATTCTGAATGAGGGAGCGCTAGGGCAAGAAATGGATGCAACTGACATTCGTACCGTGTACGATTTTCCCGTCGCCGGCCATCTCTGCAGTGATGGAACGGTCCACTACGTCAAACTGACGCGCCGATCCGGCAACCCCAAGCATCAGGGCGTTTGCGCTCAGTGCCAGACGACCTTTCAGTACGAAAAGCCGCAGCGCTCCCGCGTCCGGCACTACGGCCTCGAAGACGCTAGTCAGTCCTAGGCCGCGAAGCTCGCCTCCAACTCATTCTCATTAACGCCCGCGATCGTCGCTGCTCCCGGTTAGCGAGCGTCCGGAGTTTCCTCCCGAGCTGCGCCCGCATGCTGCGGCGCATTTGTCGGCGGCGATGTCATTGCTGAAGGAGACGGTACGGGCGCCGCGGAGTCATGAGGCGCCACAAACGCTGGCCCTTTAGGCAGCTCGAAGGCGGGCGGGGCCTTGGGTCTCGCACTCACCAGCAGAATCTCGGGACCGCGGTAGTAGCGCGAAAGCGTCCCGCCGACGAACGCGTAGTCCCGCAGCGGATCGAACCACATGCGGATTTTCGGCACGAACGGCTTCAGAAATACGTTGAACCATCCGAAGACCGGATGCGCATCGGCCTTGGCCAGTTCGCCTTCGTGCGGAAGGAATATCCATTGATCGCGCGCGAGGTCGGCGTGCAGCGTCAGGATGCGCGGACCAGCTGCGCAATCGAAGACATGAATATCGAGGTCGGTGGCGCCGCGGCGAAGCTGATCCGCGATCGGCACCAGCACGCCCGCCCCGGCGTAAGTGTCCGGAGGATACTCCAGGACGGCGGTTTCGATCGTGCCTTTGCCGTTATCATATTTCGCGCAACTGCTCTTGCCGGCGACCATGTCGGCGCTCGCGGTTATTTGGGGAGCGCCATGTGTGTCGAAATAGTCATGCTCGTAGGTGAGCATCCGCGGAAGCTCGCCGCCATCGCTTCTCAGCGTGTCGTGCTCGATGTCACGCTCGCCGTCGTTGAAGTCGTTGCGCCCTTCTATCGTCACCATGTTGCCGCGCTGCGTAACGACGTAGTGCGCCCGCCCAAGCTGCGTGGTGCCCGTGGGGTCGTAGATCAGGAGGTCGCTGTCCTGGGCGATATTTCCGGCCGGTGACGTGGCGGCGGCGGCGCGGTCGGCGTCTGCGCCGGGGAGCGCGAGCCGTAGCAAAGCCGCGGCGACGATCGCGGCGGCAGAGAGCAATTTCCTCTTTTTCAGCACGCAAGCTCCGATCCGGCTGCCTCTATAACATCCGCCTCTTATAGACTAAACAATAATGCCGCTCCCAGCAGCCGGTCCGACGATAAAAGCGTGCAGGGCTCCTGGCGTTGAGAGTCGCCGAGCGTACTGGAGCCGGGCTGCGCAGGCCGAGGAAGCTAGGCGCTCTTGTTGGGCGTGAAAAGCCTCGAGAAGGCCTCGATCGAAGCCGGGGGATGATGCATCGCCTGCAGAACCTCCTGCACGTGTTCTTCCGACCTCATTCCCACCAGCGCCACGTTGATACCGGGCGCCGAGCGCACGAATTGCAGCGCGCGCTGCGCGTCGGTGACGAATCCCTCGAACGCCTGCGCCATCGCCGGCGGCAATCCGCGCGCGAGCCGTCCCTGCAGCAGCGACGCGCTGGCGCAAACCGCGATGCCGAAGCCCACCGCGGCGCGCAACGCCGTGCCGCGCCGGTCAGGGAGCTGCTGGTTGGCGAGCGTCAACGCCTCCGGCATCGCCAGGTTGAACGGGAGCTGGATCGCGCGGAAGTGATGGTCGCGGCCGGCGATTTCGAACGCGATCTTCACTAGCTCTTCCAGCTGCAGATACTGCGGCTCCTCGGGGCCGAGCCGGTATCCGCTCCAGGTTGCCGTGCCATAGACGCCGATTTTGCCGTCGGCGACTTGCTGCTCGAGGAACTCGAACGCGCGGCGCATCCGGGCGAGAAACTCCGGCCGCGCGATACTGGCGAGCTGGGTCTCCGGGTTGTGGATGTAATAAATGTCGATCGTGTCGAGGCCGAGGTTGGCGCGGCTCATCTCAAGCATCGCGCCCAGGTAGCGTGGCGTCATGCAGTGGGAGCCCTCGACCAGGTCGCCCGGCCCGACGAGCCCGCTGCTCACGAACTTCTCCTCGAACCATGCCCGCGGATTGGGCGGCATCGTACCGTCGAACGTCACGTAACCGCCCTTGGTCGCCACCACGATTTCTTCGCGGCGCAACTCGCCGGCGGCGACCAATTCCGCCAGCACCTTGCCGATCGTGCGCTCGGCGCGCTGGAAGCGGTAGTTGACGGCGGTGTCGATCAGATTGATTCCGCCGAGGAGCGCGCGGCGCAGCGACTTTGCGTAGGCCTGGTCGGTCTCGGCGTCCGGTTCGCCCAGGTAAGTGCCTATCCCGACCGAAGAGACGCTCAGCCCTCCCAGCATCGGGCGGAAATTTCCCTGCAGCTCCGGATGGCGCTGCGCGTAGGCGAGCGTATCCTTGGCCGTCGCGCAGTTCTTGAGCATGGCTGATCTCCTTGGCGCGCGGCGGGCTCAGGCCTTGCGCAAACTGATCTCGAGCGGGCTGATCTTGGGTTCGTACAGCAGCTGTATAACGTTCCCGTCGGGGTCGCGAATATAGAACGATACCGAACCATCGCGATGCCGCCGCAGAGGATGAACCACGTCCAGGCGTTCGGCCTGCGCCCAGCGCCATCCCGCCTCGACGTCGGCGGTGCTTGCCACGATGAAGCCGAGATGGTCGAGCGCTCCTGAGTCGGGGTCGCCGGGAAGGCCGCGATGGAGCGCGAGATTGTCGCATCCCGAACTAAGGTAGGCGTTGTCGGAATCCGGCTGCCATACCACACGCATGCCGAACACGCGCTGATAGAATTCGGCCGCGCGCGCGACGTCGTGCACCCGCAGCGCCAGGTGGCGCATACCACGATTGCTTATCACCGCTGTTCCTTGCGATAGCCGAGGACGGCCCAGATCGGATCGGTCTCGCCCGAGCTCCGATCGATAGCTTCTATCTTCGCGAAGGCAGCGCTGCGGGTAAAGTAGTAGCCCACAAGATCGACCCGCTGCTGCTCGCTCGCATTGGTCCAGATCGCTACCGCCTTGGTCGGAAACATCCGGTTCGAAAACGTCACGATGAAGGGCGCCGCCGGCCGCAGTACGCGTCCGACCTCGGCGAAGACCTCGAGCGGATGGACGAGATACTGGACCGAGACGGTCATGACCGCGCCGTCGAAAGACGCATCTTCAAACGGCATTTGCGGCAAGCGATTGAGATTGTGGGTGACGATTTCGGTGAGTGCGGGATTGTCCGCCATTTCGGGCCGATTTAGTCCAAGTCCGACCACGCGCGACGGCTTTAATTCGGGCGGCAGATGCGATCGCCAGCTGCTCATCAGGTCGAGAATCGCGCCGCCGCGGGGAAGATGCTCGCGATAGATGTCGCCGACCTTTTTGATTGCCGCATCGTCGATATGCACGACGAGGCGTGGAATCAGATAGAAGGACTCATCGTCGGAATCGTCGAGGCGGCGAAAAAACTCGGGTCGGAGATCGTTTGGCATGGCGAAGTAATCGGCGAGCGGCGAAACGACCGGAGCCGTCGCAATTTATTAATAAAAACAATGGTTTAACGAATCCACGCCGAGACCGCGGTTTCGCGTTGACATAAATGGAGCCTGACGCTTAAAGTAAAACGTTTTTCCAAAAGCGCTCGATTCGTTGCTCGGTCACGGCGGCGTTCGAGGAGAGTTCGCCATGGTCAGGCGCAACAAAACCAACTACGTCATCCAGTCCGTTGCTCACGCGCTCGACGTGCTGGAACAATTCTTCGGCGAGGTCGACGAACTCGGCGTCACGGAACTTTCCAAGCGCTTGAAGCTGCACAAGAACAACGTCTTTCGTTTGCTCGCGACCCTCGAGGCGCGCGGCTATATCGAACAAAACCGCGCAACCGAAAATTACCGTCTCGGAATCAAGTGCCTGCACCTGGGACGCCGCTATATTGACCACCTCGGGCTGGTGCGGCAAGCGCGTCCGATCCTCTCCGACGTCGCCCATCGATGTCGCGAAAGCACTTTCGTCGCGATCCTGCGGCGCGAGGGGGTGGTGCCGCTGGAATCCGCCGAGCCGGTGGACCGCGTGGTCAAGATCACGCCGCCGCTGGGACAGCCATTGCCGCTCCACTGCACCGCCGTCGGCAAGGTTTACCTGGCCTTCGACCTCGAGCAGCAGTTGCGCGCCGACCTGCCGGAAGAGCTCCCGCGCTTTACCGACCGCACGATCGTGGACCGCGCGATGCTCTTCGAGCAGCTCGACACGGTGGTCCGCGACGGTTTCGGGATGGAGACCTGCGAGTATTTCGAGGACGTGTCGTCGGTCGCCGTGCCGATTCGCGACTACACCCGCAGCGTCGTCGGATCGCTCGCCGTTGCCGGTCCCGCCTACCGCATCGGGATCGAGCGCATCAACACCGAGATCGCGCCGCTCGTGCTGGAAGCAGGCCGCGAACTGTCGCACCGACTCGGCTACAACGAATAGCGGCAAGCCCGGCACGGCGGCTAACGCTGTTTGACCGCCTCGTGAGCCATTGTTACTTTCTTTGCCGCCCTGCGTGGCTCCCGTCAGCTCCTGGAAGGCTCCTGTCGAGCCGCCAAATTGGGATATTCTATTGTTGAGATCTGAAGACACCGGAGTGAGACTGCCGTGAAGATTCTGGCTTCCGTAAAACGCGTCCCCGACCCCGCCACGACCATTCGCATCCTGCCCGACGGGTCCGGAATCGCGACCGACAATGTGAAATGGGTGATCAATCCCTTCGACGAAATCGCGATCGAAGAGGCGTTGAGGATCAAGGAAAAACAGGGCGGCGGCGAAGTCGTCCTGATGTCGATCGGGCAGCAGACCTGGCAGGAGCAGCTGCGCACGGGGCTCGCGATGGGCGCCGACCGCGCGATCCTGGTGCGCGCCGACCAGCCGCTCGACAGCCTCGCGATCGCGCGCGTGATGGCGAAGATCGCCGGCGACGAGAAGCCCGACCTC
Encoded proteins:
- a CDS encoding aldo/keto reductase, with amino-acid sequence MLKNCATAKDTLAYAQRHPELQGNFRPMLGGLSVSSVGIGTYLGEPDAETDQAYAKSLRRALLGGINLIDTAVNYRFQRAERTIGKVLAELVAAGELRREEIVVATKGGYVTFDGTMPPNPRAWFEEKFVSSGLVGPGDLVEGSHCMTPRYLGAMLEMSRANLGLDTIDIYYIHNPETQLASIARPEFLARMRRAFEFLEQQVADGKIGVYGTATWSGYRLGPEEPQYLQLEELVKIAFEIAGRDHHFRAIQLPFNLAMPEALTLANQQLPDRRGTALRAAVGFGIAVCASASLLQGRLARGLPPAMAQAFEGFVTDAQRALQFVRSAPGINVALVGMRSEEHVQEVLQAMHHPPASIEAFSRLFTPNKSA
- a CDS encoding VOC family protein; amino-acid sequence: MISNRGMRHLALRVHDVARAAEFYQRVFGMRVVWQPDSDNAYLSSGCDNLALHRGLPGDPDSGALDHLGFIVASTADVEAGWRWAQAERLDVVHPLRRHRDGSVSFYIRDPDGNVIQLLYEPKISPLEISLRKA
- a CDS encoding IclR family transcriptional regulator — its product is MVRRNKTNYVIQSVAHALDVLEQFFGEVDELGVTELSKRLKLHKNNVFRLLATLEARGYIEQNRATENYRLGIKCLHLGRRYIDHLGLVRQARPILSDVAHRCRESTFVAILRREGVVPLESAEPVDRVVKITPPLGQPLPLHCTAVGKVYLAFDLEQQLRADLPEELPRFTDRTIVDRAMLFEQLDTVVRDGFGMETCEYFEDVSSVAVPIRDYTRSVVGSLAVAGPAYRIGIERINTEIAPLVLEAGRELSHRLGYNE
- a CDS encoding methyltransferase domain-containing protein, which codes for MPNDLRPEFFRRLDDSDDESFYLIPRLVVHIDDAAIKKVGDIYREHLPRGGAILDLMSSWRSHLPPELKPSRVVGLGLNRPEMADNPALTEIVTHNLNRLPQMPFEDASFDGAVMTVSVQYLVHPLEVFAEVGRVLRPAAPFIVTFSNRMFPTKAVAIWTNASEQQRVDLVGYYFTRSAAFAKIEAIDRSSGETDPIWAVLGYRKEQR